The genomic stretch AGATGCCAGAGTTGTGGATGTATCCTCCTTCTATCCTCACTCCATTAATAGTAATGAAACTCTGCCATATGAAGTGATTAGATTGAAGTACAAGTCAATAGAGTGGTCACATAAAACAGCAGGGACGTCAGGGTATAGTATATGGAATGATGATTGTGAATGATATTTCATGGGCTCAATCCTGATTTTTTATAATTAATAAAGGATTTATATAGAGGGGAAGGGAATGGATATCAAAGAAGGCCTATTTACCTTCAATGCTGAGGGTGATGACATTCCTAATAGTCTCTATTTTTCAAGAAAGATCCATTGGCCTGGTAATCTGTCTATTTGCAAGGACATAGCATCTGGAGTGACGATAGGAAGAGGATTCGAAGAACTCAAACTGAGTCATATTATCACCTGATGAGTGCAGGTATTCCACAAGATAAGGCAATTATGATCTCAGAAGGAGCAGGAATGCATGGATGTGAAGCATCAGCGTTTGTTATGCAAAACAGAGATAAAGTTGGTGAAATAACGCATTCTCAGCAAGCTAATCTTTTTAAACTATCATTTTCTATGTATATTACAAGAGCTAAAGGCTTTTATAATAAGTATAAAAACTCTAATGCCGTCTCTTGGGAAGATATGAATAGCAGAATGAAAGATATATTTATTGACATGATTTATCAAGGTGCGATGAGAGTTAGATATATCTCTTCTTTTGAGAGAAATGATCCTGAAGATGTTATTCTGCTTATAAAGAAAACACCCAGTTTGGCTGCTTATGATAAAAGCAGAAAAAGAATCATCTATTTAAAGGAGGGGCAATGAAATTTATAATTTTTGTTGTTTTATTTTTATCATTCTCATCTCAGGCAAAAGACATTCAATCCTGTTATGACAAAAAAGTGACGGCGTATATTCAGAGTTGCATGGAGGCTTTAGCTCATGATGAGAATAAAAAATACCATGATGAATATGATAGTTTCATCAAAAGTATTCGTCGTGAAGATTTAGCTAATTATAATGATTTTATTGAATCGACTAATAGTGCTAAAGTTTTTTGGGAAAAATATATTGCCAGTGAGTGCCAGGCTGAAGGGTTGTTAAACATCAAAGACTCTCCAGCTTACGCTATCGCTTATAATGAGTGCATGATTAAAGCTTACAGAATCAGAGTGACTTTTTATAAAAATTATCCATTCTGATTTTTTAATGCAATGTATCTATACCCTAAATAATTTGAGTTGCAGGAAAACCAACGCACCTGTCACTCAAATTGTTTAGGGTCGAGGGCAATCTTTGAATACTCCTCGACGACAACGCACACCTTATCCCTGCGCCGGAAACGGCGGCAGTTGCCGAAAGGTATTCAATAGGCCTTCCGACCAGGCTTTGCGGATGGCGACGAAGTAAGGGTCGCTTTCGGTGATGCGGTGCTGTTCGCTGGCATCGAAGCTGCCGGTGCGATAAATCATCACGTCCAGCGGCAGGCCGACCGATAGGTTGCTGCGCAGCGTGGAGTCGATGGAAATCAGCGCGCAGCACATCGCCTGTTCCAGCGAGGTGTCCGCCGTCAGTACCCGGTCGATAATCGGTTTGCCGTACTTGCTTTCGCCGATCTGAAAGTAGGGGGTATCGACGGTGGCTTCGATAAAATTGCCTTCCGGATAGATGTGGAACAGCCGCGGCGTTTCGTCGCCAATCTGACCGCCCAGCAGTAGGTTGCAGCCGAAATTGGTGCTGCTGCCGTTTTGCTGGGCCTGGCTGTCGCGGTGAATGACCTCGCGCACGGTTTCGCCCACCAGCGTGGCGGCGTCGTACAGCGTGCTGACCTGCATCAGGTTCGGCGTGTGCTGGTCCTGAATGCGGGCGTTCAGCAGGCTGATGATGCTCTGGGTGGTGGCGAGATTGCCGGCGGACTGTAGCACCAGCACCCGTTCGCCTTCCTGACGGAACACATGGAGCTTTCTGAAGGTTGCGATGTGGTCGACCCCCGCGTTGGTGCGGGAGTCGGAAGCGAAAACCAGACCGTCAGACAGACGCATGGCCACACAGTAGGTCATACAACACCTTTTGAGTTAAACAGTGCTCACTATTGCTGTTGTTGCACCTGCTGCTGTCGCTCAAACAGGCTCACTTCAGCCTCGGAAAACATCTCTTCACAACCACCGCCGAGGCGGCTGCCGCGCACCGGGCAGGCATCCAGATAATCCATCCCCACCGCCAGCCGCAAGTGCTGATTGAGCCGGCGAGTATTGTTGGTGATATCAAAACTGTGCCAGCGCTCGTTCAGCCAGGCTTCGGCCCAGGCGTGCATCGCCACGTGCTCGGTATCCCGGCTGTAGACGTAGCCGCTGACGTAGCGCGCCGGAATGCGCAGGCTGCGACAGCAGGCCAGGAATACGTGGGTGTGATCCTGACACACCCCTTTGCCTTTGGCAAAAGCCGCCGCCGCGGTATCGTGCACCCGGGTGGCGCCGGGAGTATACGGCATTTTCAGCCGCAGTTCC from Dickeya fangzhongdai encodes the following:
- a CDS encoding transglutaminase family protein translates to MKLTINHLTHYRYDEEVKFSTQYLRLTPQSSARQRIRDWKLTLPASAVATTDAYGNLMHVLTLDHPHHDILIHAQGVVEIADNGEEQPEESSESLSPLVFLRGTELTEADEPIREFARRYYREADPAGSLETLMAELRLKMPYTPGATRVHDTAAAAFAKGKGVCQDHTHVFLACCRSLRIPARYVSGYVYSRDTEHVAMHAWAEAWLNERWHSFDITNNTRRLNQHLRLAVGMDYLDACPVRGSRLGGGCEEMFSEAEVSLFERQQQVQQQQ
- a CDS encoding proteasome-type protease, whose protein sequence is MTYCVAMRLSDGLVFASDSRTNAGVDHIATFRKLHVFRQEGERVLVLQSAGNLATTQSIISLLNARIQDQHTPNLMQVSTLYDAATLVGETVREVIHRDSQAQQNGSSTNFGCNLLLGGQIGDETPRLFHIYPEGNFIEATVDTPYFQIGESKYGKPIIDRVLTADTSLEQAMCCALISIDSTLRSNLSVGLPLDVMIYRTGSFDASEQHRITESDPYFVAIRKAWSEGLLNTFRQLPPFPAQG
- a CDS encoding lysozyme inhibitor LprI family protein, translated to MKFIIFVVLFLSFSSQAKDIQSCYDKKVTAYIQSCMEALAHDENKKYHDEYDSFIKSIRREDLANYNDFIESTNSAKVFWEKYIASECQAEGLLNIKDSPAYAIAYNECMIKAYRIRVTFYKNYPF